Genomic DNA from Oryza sativa Japonica Group chromosome 5, ASM3414082v1:
CAGAGCTTTTCCcagactagctagctagttaattGGGGCTGTTCTTTTCCTTTCTACTTAACACCAGTTGCTTAAGTATAAtgagtactccctccctcccaaaatataagtatttttggacTCTGACACGATCCGAGATActattttgaccaacaatatttataaaagtaagatattttaaataaaaaagttgcatattatgatagtttgtttaataataaatctaataacttcaattttacatgattaattttttttattaatagtcaaagttaaaaatgtttaacttgtcactatgctaaaaatacttatattttgggacggagagtaATATATATTGCCATTGGTAATTTAATGAACTACCTCAATAGCCCAGCACCATTTCGGGGATTTCTTCAGAAAGGCTAACTTGAGAAACTAGATACCGGGCCGGCCTAAATGTCTAGAAAAGTTAGAACaggataaattaattaaactatTCTTTCTGATGCTTCAGCAAAAAGCTAGCTAAACTGAGGGCCTTGTTGCTGCTACTttgctgcttatatatattAAAACGAAAAAATgaaggatatatatatagtaccatGCAGTGCTGCTTTACCTCATCACTGCTACCTTGgtacacacacatatactaTATATTAGTCAGATTGTCTAGAACATCTCATATCTATTATATTTCCTGCTTTCATGCCAGCATAAAAAGAGAACATTTTCTACGTACACCCACTAGGAACAAAGTTCAGAGAGAGGCTTGGCTagcttttttgtttttgttcatTGATATGATCAGATGTGACTTCATCTAGCATCATGCTGGTGCTTAACCCTACATAACTCGTATTATTTGATGAGCAAGCACATGTGGTCCTGGATTAACCATACAATTCTCTCATAATCACCATATTTATTGCTAATCAGGGGTTCGCTATCACACTAATCCCCTTGTATCTGGCATGCTAATGCAATTATAAAAAGAGGtatgaaagagaaagaaagaaataaaagaatcAGTAGTTCTTCTAGCACTGCTTAACAgaataaacaaaaagaagaaaattcaGAACGGCAAGCAAGTAGCAGTAGCAAACTGTTAATCACGGTGACGGATGGATCCAGCCATTGACTGACGCTAACATCCCATGGCCTTTCTTGATTCATGATTGGATTGCGTTGCGTGCTACAGGCTTATAATAATTCATAGATTCAAAGCGTTCGTGTCATTGATCTCATCAAGAACTTATTTTAAATTCCACAGAAGAAACACACGTAAGTTCCGTGTTGAAAATGTACTCGTATTTTATCTGCATATTTGATTAATGCACTACCAAAGAGAATAATTCCGTCCGTGATTTGCCCAGTAATTCTAGGAAATTAAACTCTAGTTCTTCCATTTTGACAGCACTGTCTAGTTTtgcttctgaattctgaatatTTCTGAATTTCACTTGATGTTGTAAGCAGTCCATGTGGCCCATTTGTATGCAACTACAGAGACAAGGCCCAACAAATTACCGGCCTGCTAAACTCAATCCAATCGAAAAATAGGCCCCaaaaaagaaatagaaacaAAATATTTCTCTGAAAATTATTCCCGAAAAAATATTTCTCTGAAAATGGCGTGAAACTGTGCAGGCACATGTACTGTGGAAAATGGCGTCGAACTGAACTGTAGCAAGGAACAGTATCAGACTCCTTTTCgggtgatgaactgatgatgcgATGGACGACTCTCCATCTAGGTAGCTCGAATCTCCTTTTCTCCCTGCAGTTCATGCACATGTATCTGAATCTGAAAGCTGCCCCAAGATTTGACAAGAACAGGCCTCTTTTCTTCTCTGCCATAATACAAGAATCCCAGGATGGCAAAATTCACATTTCAGCAAGTATTTTCACACACAGTGAACTGAACATATACTATGCTACTGTAGTGAACTGAAGTGGACGCTGCAGTAGGAATACAATCGCTTTGTTTGGTCAGTTTGGTGttgcaaaaactgaaaaaaaaaagagagagagagagaaagaaaggaaaagaggagTCCTGAACTTCTGAAAAGGAGTCGTCACACACAGTCATTCAGTCAGTCAGTCAGAGAGTGTGTCAGTCAGGCTCTGACAGATGCTAAAGTCAACTATTCGACGGTGCGATAAAAGAAAAGAGTGACGAGGAGTGTCTGAATTCTAGTAAAGCCTTTTGCATTGAAAAGCAAAGCAGATGCCAAAGCGAGAGCGAGGAGGATGGCAAAAGCAGAGGAATTGGCCGGTGAAGATGAACAGTCGCTACTGCAGTTGCTGCGTTTTGCTGCTACCACCAAACGGGCTCAGCAGCAGAGGCCAGAAGCTATTTCAAGCTCTCTCGGCGAAAGATGCAGCGAATGGTGTGTTTGTCTGGACAGAAATATGGGCGTTGGGAATGGCATTGCCAGCGTCGTCTACTGTTCATTTGCTATCACCTtggattctttttcttttttgcttgcTCGTTTTCGTGAAACTACTCGAAAAATGCATTGCCTGCTCCTCTTTGTTTCGGTACCAACTGATGAAATGGAACAGGAGTTTGATGGTGTGTAAGTTAACAAGGCTTGAATCTTCATGTTACATGTAGAGGGAGTTTGAATTATGCCTGGCGGatgaaattttgaaattttgatggTTGAGTAATTGAATGGAAAATTTGGGGTAATGGAGCAAGATGCGGCATGCAGCGTGGGGACAAATTTCAGGGAACAGATCGTACACATTCATCACAAACCTACAGTGGTGACCACAACTCAGTCGCCAAAGGGGACAGCACCGTTTTAATCGCTCACCCCCAACACGCTGGGCCCACCCCTTCCCTGTCTCACTCTCTCACTGCGGGTGGGGCCCAGGATCGCGAGAGGCTGGCTTCCTGGGCCCACATTGTCAGggctcgccgacgccgtcccACGCGAGGCCGAGGCGGCCGCCCTCCTGCAGCGCGCGCAGCAGCTGCGCGCCCTtgcgccgcccccgcgcgctgCACTCCCCCtgcatcgccgccaccaccgccttcaccacctccggcggcggcggcgacggcggcgacgaggcggcctcgtcgccgttcCTGCCGTAGATGGCCGCCAGGACGCCGATGGCGCACTCGCGTCCGCGGCCGGCCATGCCCTCCACGGCGCGCGCCAGCACGGGCGCGGCCAGGGGCTCCCTCCgcacggccgcggcgccgccggcggcggtgcagaGGAGCTCCAGCGCCGCCAGCGCGCGCTCCGCCGTGGCCCCCGCCGGCccggacgccgccaccgcctccacggccgccgacgccgcgccggcctcgACGGCCGCCTCCCTGTTCCCTTCTTCCAGCAGCACGACCAACAGCACCTTCGCCGCGAGCCTCGCCGTCTCCGGctcccgcaccgccgccacgaccccggccacgacggcgaccggcaccgccctcgccgccgcctccatctccctctccacagtccgcagcgccgccaccacctcccccgcCGCGAACTTCTCCTCCGCGCTCATCATCACcgcacccccacccccacctccaccacctcctcctcctcccgccgaccCCGACGCTTGCGGCGGGTGATGCACCGGCAGCCTCCACTGCGTGAAGCTCTGCGACGCcgaagacgaggacgacgacgaggacgacgacggcccgACGCTCCTCTGCACCGCCgcaccctgctgctgctgctgctgcggatgCTGATGATGACTACTCatctccaccgccggcgccgccgcctccacgaccggcgacgccgcggccgcaTCCCCGCCGCACGGCGTGCCCGATCCGCCCTTGGCCCCGCCCATCCCCGCCACGACATTGTTGTTGGGCGTGGCCGTCGGGCTGAGCGCCGGGTGCGTGCAGGTGCTGAAGATCCCGCACGAGAAGAGCGCCCTTGGGGACGGCTTgagcctcgccgcgccgccgccgccggcggccgccccgCCAGGCTGCGCGCGGCTCATATTATCCTCTAGGCTTCTAGGTACCTAGCTATAGGCTATAGCTAGCGAGCGAGAGAGCGAGCAGAGTGGAGTGAGGAGCAGCAGTGGGGAGATGGGAGTGGCGGGATGTTGATATggagggaggtggtgggggCAAGCGGGAATTGAATGCGATGCGAGGGTggtgtgcatgcatgtgtggaggaggaggaggagaggagatcccCCGGGCAGCGCTGCGCCGCGATGCGATGGCGTTTAACGGCGCGGTGAAAAGTAAATATGCGGCGAGTGCATGCAGTGCGGAGCAGGTGGTCTCTCCTACTGTCACTATCTCAAAATCTAAATAACAGATTTAGGATGAGATGAGACATATTCTATTTATATTGGTAATAACATGATATTTCGTTATTCagatttatattattaaaatatatcatatttaatcATATATTctcatattttatatatatttatatcttAGGATAGACATAGTACctactaccttcgtcccaaCTAGAAAATGTCATGTATTAGActaacttattttgagatggtGGTAGTACTAATCACAAGTTGGTTATTTATGTGACATGCAATACAAATACCAATATTTTAAGGGAATAAAAAATAAGGACAAATAAAGTTATCAACAATGTTGCAAACGCCCCCAGGGCACACAAGGGAAAGCCTTAGGGATGGTAACGGGGTGGGGTTAGGCCCTAACGGGAAAATTGCCACCTTGGGAAAGCCTTTATTTCGTTTCAAGACGCAGCTGATGAGTAACCAGCTGATAAGAAATAAAGATGCACTTCTTTTTAATCTTTTTACCGTTAGTTAGTTTAGCTATTGATTTATAGGATCTGAATATAAATCAGTTATAAGAATTCAAGATTTTAGAAGATACCGTAACTATTAGAACCCCTCTAAAGTCTAAACAACAGGGACGAGAGCGAGCCATGAGCTGGGGGGTTCCATATTCGAAGCGCTAGCTGCGAGTGCGGAGCTGCGAGCGATAGCGAACCGTGCGCGAGGTACGGAGCACTGCGCAGCAATAGTCGATGAGGACTGCGTCGGATCTGGGGATGTGCAATCATGCATGCTGCCGCCCGTCGCTGCTGCTATGCTATGCTGCCGGCGAGAGCGACGGCACGCATCTGCATTATTGGACCGCCTGTCATCGCCGATCCAACCTATTCCTACCTCCTACTCTTCTTCCGTCCTTAAAaaatttccgtgtccaacgtttaaccgtccctcttatttaaaaaaattatgaaaaaaaaattaaaaggacAAGTcttgcataaagtattaataatgttttatcatttaacaacaataaaaatattaattataaaaaaaattcatataagatggACAGTCAAAAGTTGGATACGAAAATCTagtgtttatcttttttttttggacggagggagtaccatttcgATTTCTGTCCACGCAAAGAACACTTCTTCCGTCCAAACAAAACTT
This window encodes:
- the LOC107276888 gene encoding uncharacterized protein produces the protein MSRAQPGGAAAGGGGAARLKPSPRALFSCGIFSTCTHPALSPTATPNNNVVAGMGGAKGGSGTPCGGDAAAASPVVEAAAPAVEMSSHHQHPQQQQQQGAAVQRSVGPSSSSSSSSSSASQSFTQWRLPVHHPPQASGSAGGGGGGGGGGGGAVMMSAEEKFAAGEVVAALRTVEREMEAAARAVPVAVVAGVVAAVREPETARLAAKVLLVVLLEEGNREAAVEAGAASAAVEAVAASGPAGATAERALAALELLCTAAGGAAAVRREPLAAPVLARAVEGMAGRGRECAIGVLAAIYGRNGDEAASSPPSPPPPEVVKAVVAAMQGECSARGRRKGAQLLRALQEGGRLGLAWDGVGEP